The Pantoea nemavictus genome includes a region encoding these proteins:
- a CDS encoding YfhL family 4Fe-4S dicluster ferredoxin, which translates to MALLITTKCINCDMCEPECPNQAISLGDAIYEIDVDRCTECVGHYDVPTCQSVCPIDNTIIADPQHLESREALWEKFVVLHP; encoded by the coding sequence ATGGCCCTGCTCATCACCACTAAATGCATCAATTGCGATATGTGCGAACCTGAATGCCCAAACCAGGCAATCAGTTTAGGCGACGCGATCTATGAGATTGATGTCGACCGCTGCACTGAGTGCGTGGGCCATTATGATGTGCCGACCTGCCAAAGCGTCTGCCCGATTGATAACACCATTATTGCGGATCCACAGCACCTGGAGAGTCGTGAGGCGCTGTGGGAGAAATTTGTGGTGTTGCACCCTTAG
- the acpS gene encoding holo-ACP synthase — protein sequence MAILGLGSDIVEIERIAGVIERSGDRLARRVLSEAEWQQYQAHQQPVRFLAKRFAVKEAAAKAFGTGIRGGLAFNQFEVYNDALGKPGLRFFEQAKVIASQLGVQHVHVTLADERHYACATVIIEN from the coding sequence ATGGCGATTCTCGGACTCGGCAGCGACATCGTAGAGATCGAGCGCATTGCGGGCGTGATTGAGCGCTCCGGCGATCGCCTGGCGCGCCGCGTATTGAGCGAAGCCGAGTGGCAGCAATATCAGGCGCACCAGCAACCGGTGCGCTTTCTTGCTAAACGCTTTGCGGTGAAAGAGGCGGCAGCGAAAGCGTTTGGCACCGGCATTCGCGGTGGCCTGGCGTTCAATCAGTTTGAAGTGTACAACGATGCGCTGGGTAAGCCGGGATTACGTTTCTTTGAGCAGGCGAAAGTGATTGCCAGCCAGCTCGGTGTGCAGCACGTGCATGTGACATTAGCGGATGAACGCCACTACGCTTGCGCGACGGTGATTATCGAGAACTAA
- the pdxJ gene encoding pyridoxine 5'-phosphate synthase, whose protein sequence is MAELLLGVNIDHIATVRNARGTNYPDPVQAAFVAEQAGADGITVHLREDRRHITDRDVRILRDTIQTRMNLEMAVTDEMIDIACEIKPHFVCLVPEKRQEVTTEGGLDVAGQQDKINAAVRLLSDAGILVSLFIDADHRQIEAAVASGAPYIEIHTGAYAEAPEGLARQAELSRIRKAATFAASLGLKVNAGHGLTYHNVQPIAELPEMHELNIGHAIIGRALFSGLADAVSEMKQLMREARR, encoded by the coding sequence ATGGCTGAGTTGCTGTTAGGCGTCAACATTGACCACATTGCCACCGTACGTAACGCACGTGGCACAAACTATCCCGATCCGGTGCAGGCTGCGTTTGTTGCCGAGCAGGCCGGTGCCGACGGCATTACCGTGCATTTGCGTGAAGATCGCCGCCACATTACTGACCGCGATGTACGCATTCTGCGTGACACCATTCAGACGCGCATGAATCTGGAGATGGCGGTCACGGACGAGATGATCGACATCGCCTGCGAAATCAAACCTCACTTCGTTTGCCTGGTGCCGGAAAAGCGTCAGGAAGTGACCACTGAAGGTGGGCTGGATGTGGCCGGTCAGCAGGATAAAATTAACGCCGCGGTGCGCCTGCTGAGCGACGCCGGCATTCTGGTGTCGCTGTTTATCGATGCCGATCACCGCCAGATTGAAGCCGCCGTTGCCAGCGGCGCACCCTATATTGAAATTCACACCGGCGCCTACGCCGAAGCGCCTGAAGGTCTGGCGCGCCAGGCTGAACTGTCGCGCATTCGTAAAGCCGCGACTTTCGCCGCCAGCCTTGGCCTGAAAGTGAATGCTGGCCACGGTTTGACCTACCACAACGTGCAGCCGATTGCTGAACTGCCGGAAATGCACGAACTGAATATCGGCCATGCGATTATTGGTCGCGCACTGTTCAGCGGCCTGGCCGATGCGGTCAGTGAAATGAAGCAGCTGATGCGGGAAGCGCGTCGCTAA
- the recO gene encoding DNA repair protein RecO: MEGWQRAFVLHSRPYSETSLLLDLFSESEGRVRVLAKGARSRRSQLKGALQPFTPLLVRWGGRGDVKTLRNAEAVSLALPLSGITLYCGLYVNELLSRVLEQQIPFSDMFFDYLNCIQTLAAGNGSPEPALRRFELALLGHLGYGVDFLHCAGSGEEVADGMTYSYREEKGFIASLVVNQRSFTGRQLRALWEREFPDADTLRAAKRFTRMALKPYLGGKPLKSQELFRQFVPKKRPDVAND; the protein is encoded by the coding sequence ATGGAAGGCTGGCAACGCGCCTTTGTGCTGCATAGTCGCCCTTACAGCGAAACCAGCCTGCTCCTCGATCTGTTCAGCGAAAGCGAAGGGCGCGTCCGCGTCCTTGCCAAAGGCGCCCGTTCGCGCCGCTCCCAACTGAAAGGTGCGCTACAACCCTTCACGCCGCTGCTGGTGCGCTGGGGCGGTCGTGGCGACGTCAAAACGCTGCGTAATGCCGAAGCCGTTTCATTGGCATTGCCGCTCAGCGGCATCACGCTCTACTGCGGGCTGTACGTCAATGAACTGCTGTCGCGCGTGCTGGAGCAGCAAATCCCCTTCTCGGACATGTTCTTCGATTACCTGAATTGCATCCAAACGCTGGCAGCAGGCAACGGCTCGCCTGAACCGGCGCTGCGTCGTTTTGAGCTGGCGCTGCTGGGTCATCTCGGCTACGGCGTCGATTTCCTGCATTGTGCCGGCAGCGGCGAAGAGGTTGCCGATGGCATGACCTACAGTTACCGCGAAGAGAAGGGCTTTATCGCCAGCCTGGTGGTCAATCAGCGCAGCTTCACTGGCCGCCAGCTGCGAGCGCTATGGGAACGTGAATTCCCCGATGCCGATACTTTGCGCGCCGCCAAACGCTTTACGCGGATGGCGCTGAAGCCCTATCTGGGCGGCAAACCGCTGAAGAGTCAGGAACTGTTTCGCCAGTTCGTGCCAAAAAAGAGACCCGATGTGGCAAACGACTAG
- the era gene encoding GTPase Era — MSELETYSGFVAIVGRPNVGKSTLLNQLLGQKVSITSRKPQTTRHRIMGIHTEGAYQAIYVDTPGLHMEEKRAINRLMNRAASSSIGDVELVIFVVEGTRWTPDDEMVLNKLRDNKVPVVLAINKVDNIQDKSILLPHLQFLSQQMNFLEIVPISAESGKNVDAIAAIARKCLPKSEHHFPEDYVTDRSQRFMASEIIREKLMRFLGAELPYSVTVEIEQFVSNERGGYDINGLILVEREGQKKMVIGNKGAKIKTIGIESRKDMEEMFEAKVHLELWVKVKSGWADDERALRSLGYSDEG, encoded by the coding sequence ATGAGCGAACTCGAAACATATAGCGGCTTTGTCGCGATTGTAGGCCGACCAAACGTCGGTAAATCCACTTTGCTGAACCAGTTACTGGGGCAGAAGGTGTCGATCACTTCACGCAAACCGCAAACCACGCGTCACCGTATTATGGGCATCCACACCGAAGGCGCTTATCAAGCGATCTACGTGGATACGCCAGGGCTGCATATGGAAGAGAAGCGGGCTATCAACCGCTTGATGAACCGCGCGGCCAGCAGCTCCATCGGTGATGTTGAGCTGGTGATCTTTGTGGTTGAAGGCACGCGCTGGACGCCAGACGACGAGATGGTGCTTAACAAGCTGCGGGATAACAAAGTTCCTGTGGTATTGGCGATCAATAAAGTCGACAACATTCAGGATAAGAGCATTCTGTTGCCCCATCTGCAGTTCCTCAGCCAGCAGATGAACTTCCTCGAAATTGTACCGATCTCTGCTGAGAGTGGCAAAAATGTTGACGCTATTGCGGCGATTGCGCGCAAATGCTTGCCAAAATCTGAGCATCATTTCCCAGAAGATTATGTCACCGACCGCTCGCAGCGCTTTATGGCATCTGAGATCATCCGTGAAAAATTGATGCGCTTCCTTGGCGCTGAGCTGCCTTATTCCGTCACCGTAGAAATTGAGCAGTTTGTCTCTAACGAGCGCGGCGGCTATGACATCAATGGCCTGATCCTCGTTGAGCGCGAAGGCCAGAAGAAGATGGTCATCGGCAATAAAGGCGCCAAGATCAAAACCATCGGCATTGAATCGCGTAAAGACATGGAAGAGATGTTTGAGGCGAAAGTGCATCTTGAACTGTGGGTTAAAGTGAAATCTGGCTGGGCGGACGATGAACGTGCGCTGCGCAGCTTAGGTTACTCTGACGAAGGGTAA
- the rnc gene encoding ribonuclease III — protein MNPIVINKLQRKLGYTFTHPDLLQQALTHRSASSKHNERLEFLGDSILSYVIANALYHRFPRVDEGDMSRMRATLVRGNTLAEMAREFDLGECLRLGPGELKSGGFRRESILADTVEALIGGIFLDSSIQTVEKLILDWYHSRLEQISPGDKQKDPKTRLQEYLQGRHLPLPSYLVVQVRGEAHDQEFTIHCQVSGMAEPVVGIGSSRRKAEQAAAEQALIKLGLE, from the coding sequence ATGAACCCCATCGTCATTAACAAGCTGCAGCGCAAACTGGGCTACACTTTTACTCATCCGGATTTATTGCAGCAGGCATTGACGCATCGTAGTGCCAGCAGCAAACACAATGAACGTCTTGAATTTCTTGGCGATTCTATTCTCAGCTATGTGATTGCTAATGCGCTGTATCACCGCTTCCCACGCGTGGATGAAGGCGATATGAGCCGCATGCGCGCCACGCTGGTGCGCGGCAATACGCTGGCGGAGATGGCGCGAGAGTTCGACCTCGGCGAGTGTTTGCGCCTCGGTCCGGGCGAGCTGAAAAGCGGCGGTTTCCGTCGTGAATCGATTCTTGCGGATACCGTTGAAGCCTTAATTGGCGGCATCTTCCTTGATAGCAGTATTCAGACCGTCGAAAAGTTAATTCTCGATTGGTATCACTCACGACTGGAACAGATCAGTCCGGGTGATAAACAGAAAGATCCGAAAACGCGCCTGCAGGAGTATTTGCAGGGACGTCATCTGCCGCTGCCCTCTTATTTGGTGGTGCAGGTGCGTGGCGAAGCCCACGATCAGGAATTCACCATTCACTGTCAGGTGAGTGGCATGGCAGAACCGGTGGTGGGCATTGGCTCCAGCCGCCGTAAAGCCGAGCAAGCAGCCGCCGAACAGGCGTTAATCAAGCTTGGCCTCGAATAA
- the lepB gene encoding signal peptidase I, translated as MANMFALVLVIATLVTGVIWCIDRFKWAPARRAKQAAAQAQAGNALDSKTLAKVAAQPGWVETTASVFPVLAVVLIVRSFIFEPFQIPSGSMMPTLLIGDFILVEKFAYGIKDPITQTTLIPTGHPQRGDVAVFKYPKDPSVDYIKRVIGLPGDKVVFDPYSKTLTINPGCSSGNCSTALPVTYTNVEPSNFIQTFSGFDGNETGNGFFQAPQGETMKGGLRLGTRKETLGNVTHDILLVNEAQSQASMYYQQPGQPQSTWIVPQGQYFMMGDNRDNSADSRYWGFVPEKNLVGKAVAIWMSFEKQEGQWPTGVRFSRIGGIH; from the coding sequence ATGGCTAACATGTTCGCCCTGGTTTTAGTGATCGCAACGCTGGTCACTGGCGTTATCTGGTGTATCGATCGCTTTAAATGGGCACCGGCACGTCGTGCTAAGCAGGCTGCAGCGCAAGCGCAGGCTGGCAACGCACTCGACAGCAAAACGCTGGCGAAAGTGGCCGCACAACCGGGTTGGGTAGAAACCACGGCATCGGTGTTCCCGGTGCTGGCGGTGGTATTGATTGTGCGTTCGTTCATTTTTGAGCCGTTCCAGATTCCCTCAGGCTCAATGATGCCAACGCTGCTGATTGGTGACTTCATCCTCGTGGAGAAGTTTGCTTACGGCATTAAAGATCCAATTACCCAAACCACGCTGATTCCAACCGGTCATCCGCAGCGTGGTGATGTCGCGGTATTCAAATATCCGAAAGATCCGAGCGTGGATTACATCAAGCGCGTGATTGGCTTGCCAGGCGACAAAGTGGTGTTTGACCCTTACAGCAAAACCCTGACCATCAATCCGGGTTGCAGCAGCGGCAATTGCAGTACCGCGCTGCCGGTAACGTACACTAACGTTGAGCCAAGCAACTTCATTCAAACCTTCAGCGGCTTTGATGGCAATGAAACCGGTAACGGCTTCTTCCAGGCTCCGCAGGGTGAAACCATGAAGGGCGGTTTGCGTCTCGGCACCCGTAAAGAGACTTTGGGCAACGTAACGCACGATATCTTGCTGGTAAACGAAGCGCAAAGTCAGGCAAGCATGTATTATCAGCAGCCTGGCCAGCCGCAATCGACATGGATTGTGCCGCAAGGGCAGTATTTCATGATGGGTGACAACCGTGATAACAGCGCCGACAGCCGCTACTGGGGCTTTGTGCCCGAGAAGAATCTGGTCGGTAAAGCGGTTGCTATCTGGATGAGCTTCGAGAAACAAGAAGGACAGTGGCCGACCGGCGTGCGCTTTAGCCGCATTGGTGGGATTCATTGA
- the lepA gene encoding translation elongation factor 4 yields MKHIRNFSIIAHIDHGKSTLSDRLIQICGGLSDREMAAQVLDSMDLERERGITIKAQSVTLDYKALDGETYQLNFIDTPGHVDFSYEVSRSLAACEGALLVVDAGQGVEAQTLANCYTAMEMDLEVVPVLNKIDLPAADPERVAEEIEDIVGIDATDAVRCSAKTGVGVPDVLERLVRDIPPPEGDPEGPLQALIIDSWFDNYLGVVSLIRIKNGTLRKGDKVKVMSSGQSYNADRLGIFTPKRVDRNELNCGEVGWLVCAIKDILGAPVGDTLTLQRNPAEKVLPGFKKVKPQVYAGLFPISSDDYEAFRDALGKLSLNDASLFYEPESSTALGFGFRIGFLGLLHMEIIQERLEREYDLDLITTAPTVVYEVETTDGETIYVDSPSKLPPLNNIAELREPIAECHMLLPQEFLGNVITLCIEKRGVQTNMVYHGKQVALTYEIPMAEVVLDFFDRLKSTSRGYASLDYNFKRFQTSDMVRVDVMINSERVDALALITHRDNSQYRGRDLVEKMKDLIPRQQFDIAIQAAIGNHIIARSTVKQLRKNVLAKCYGGDVSRKKKLLQKQKDGKKRMKQVGNVELPQEAFLAILHVGKDSK; encoded by the coding sequence ATGAAGCACATAAGAAATTTCTCCATCATCGCTCACATTGACCACGGCAAATCAACGCTCTCTGACCGTTTGATTCAAATTTGTGGTGGCCTGAGCGATCGTGAGATGGCTGCGCAAGTTCTCGACTCAATGGATCTGGAACGTGAACGCGGCATTACCATTAAAGCGCAGAGCGTAACGCTCGATTACAAAGCGCTGGACGGTGAAACTTACCAGCTCAATTTTATCGATACTCCCGGACACGTTGACTTCTCCTATGAAGTTTCCCGCTCTTTGGCGGCGTGTGAAGGAGCATTGCTGGTGGTCGATGCAGGGCAGGGCGTTGAAGCGCAGACGCTGGCAAACTGCTACACCGCAATGGAAATGGATCTGGAAGTGGTACCGGTATTGAACAAAATCGACCTGCCTGCCGCCGATCCAGAGCGCGTTGCGGAAGAGATTGAAGATATCGTCGGCATCGACGCTACTGATGCGGTACGTTGTTCGGCGAAAACTGGCGTCGGCGTGCCCGATGTGCTGGAACGTCTGGTGCGCGACATTCCGCCGCCAGAAGGCGATCCAGAAGGTCCTTTGCAGGCGCTGATCATCGATTCATGGTTCGATAACTACCTTGGTGTGGTGTCGCTGATTCGTATCAAAAACGGTACGCTGCGCAAAGGCGACAAAGTGAAGGTCATGAGTTCTGGCCAAAGCTATAACGCTGACCGCCTGGGTATCTTCACGCCGAAACGCGTTGATCGCAACGAGTTGAACTGCGGTGAAGTAGGCTGGTTGGTGTGTGCGATTAAAGATATCCTCGGCGCGCCAGTAGGCGATACGCTGACCTTGCAGCGCAATCCGGCGGAGAAAGTGTTACCTGGCTTCAAAAAAGTGAAGCCACAGGTTTATGCCGGTCTGTTCCCGATCAGTTCCGACGACTATGAAGCGTTCCGTGATGCGCTGGGCAAATTGAGCCTGAACGATGCGTCACTGTTCTACGAGCCAGAGAGTTCAACGGCGCTGGGCTTCGGTTTCCGCATCGGCTTCCTCGGTCTGTTGCACATGGAGATCATTCAGGAACGTCTGGAGCGTGAATACGATCTCGACCTGATCACCACCGCGCCGACCGTAGTTTATGAAGTGGAAACCACCGATGGTGAAACGATTTACGTCGATAGCCCGTCGAAACTGCCACCGCTGAATAATATTGCAGAGCTGCGTGAACCGATCGCTGAGTGTCATATGCTGCTGCCGCAGGAGTTCCTCGGTAACGTCATTACGCTGTGTATCGAAAAACGTGGCGTACAAACCAACATGGTTTACCACGGTAAGCAGGTTGCGCTGACGTATGAAATTCCGATGGCTGAAGTGGTGCTCGACTTCTTCGACCGTCTGAAATCAACCTCGCGCGGCTATGCATCGCTGGATTATAACTTCAAACGTTTCCAAACCTCTGACATGGTGCGTGTCGACGTGATGATTAACTCAGAACGTGTTGATGCGCTGGCGCTGATTACTCACCGTGATAACTCACAATATCGTGGCCGCGATCTGGTGGAGAAGATGAAAGATCTGATCCCTCGTCAGCAGTTTGATATTGCGATTCAGGCGGCAATCGGCAACCACATTATCGCTCGCTCAACGGTCAAACAGCTGCGTAAAAACGTCCTGGCGAAATGCTATGGCGGCGACGTGAGCCGTAAGAAGAAACTGTTGCAGAAGCAGAAAGACGGTAAGAAGCGAATGAAGCAGGTCGGCAACGTTGAGCTGCCGCAGGAAGCATTCCTTGCCATTCTGCATGTCGGTAAAGACAGCAAATAA
- the rseC gene encoding SoxR-reducing system protein RseC — MMREWATVVAWKEGIATLHTEAKTSCNSCSARKGCGSHALNQLGPKNAHVMTIASAEPLQPGQRIELGIRESSLLGSALLVYMTPLFGLFLVAGIFQMLFHSDVAAACGALLGGIGGFIVAKGVSNVFGDREAFQPVILSVALPPDALRVESEV, encoded by the coding sequence ATGATGAGAGAATGGGCCACCGTCGTGGCGTGGAAGGAAGGCATTGCTACGTTGCATACGGAAGCAAAAACCTCCTGTAACAGCTGTTCGGCGCGCAAAGGCTGCGGCAGCCACGCGCTTAATCAGCTGGGACCCAAAAATGCTCACGTTATGACTATCGCCAGCGCGGAGCCGTTGCAACCTGGGCAGCGTATCGAATTAGGCATTCGTGAAAGCAGTTTACTGGGATCGGCGTTGCTGGTTTATATGACGCCGCTGTTTGGCCTGTTTTTGGTTGCAGGTATCTTCCAGATGTTGTTCCACAGCGATGTTGCTGCGGCCTGTGGCGCACTGTTAGGCGGCATTGGCGGCTTTATCGTGGCGAAAGGTGTCTCTAACGTATTCGGCGATCGCGAGGCATTTCAGCCTGTGATTCTCAGTGTTGCGTTACCTCCCGATGCACTGCGTGTGGAAAGCGAAGTTTGA
- the rseB gene encoding sigma-E factor regulatory protein RseB, with protein sequence MKQLWCAVSLLAGSLFCSSIASAQTSASGALLQQMEQASQNLNYEFAYINVSRLGIESLRYRHAVIDNRIFAQLLQMDGPRREVIQRGNDISYFEPGLDPFSLPGNHIIDALPALMFADFSRLGESYDFIPVGRSRMADQMCEVVRIVSRDGTRYSYVVWLDVDTKLPLRIDLLDRDGETLEQFRVISFAVDEGVRNLMQGLEKANLPPSLSLPAGDKVELSWQPGWLPAGMKLISQSRRNIPSMNKTVESRLYSDGLFSFAINITPADKSSSVQALRTGRRTVQTEVRNNSEITVVGELPPATAKRIADSIDSGSPK encoded by the coding sequence ATGAAGCAGCTTTGGTGTGCCGTTAGCCTGCTGGCAGGCAGCCTGTTTTGCTCATCTATCGCCTCGGCGCAGACATCTGCGTCCGGGGCGTTGTTACAGCAGATGGAGCAGGCAAGCCAGAACCTCAACTACGAATTTGCCTACATCAATGTCTCGCGTCTCGGCATTGAATCTCTACGCTATCGTCACGCGGTAATCGACAATCGTATCTTCGCTCAACTTCTGCAGATGGATGGGCCGCGCCGTGAAGTGATTCAGCGCGGTAACGACATCAGCTATTTCGAGCCGGGATTAGATCCATTCTCGCTGCCGGGCAATCACATTATTGATGCACTTCCTGCGTTGATGTTCGCGGACTTCTCCCGTTTGGGCGAGTCTTACGATTTCATCCCCGTGGGGCGCTCGCGGATGGCCGATCAGATGTGCGAAGTGGTGCGTATCGTGTCGCGCGATGGCACACGCTACAGCTATGTGGTGTGGCTGGATGTGGATACCAAATTGCCGCTGCGTATTGATCTGCTCGATCGTGACGGAGAAACGCTGGAGCAGTTCCGGGTGATCAGTTTTGCCGTTGATGAAGGCGTGCGTAATCTGATGCAAGGTCTGGAAAAGGCTAATCTGCCACCGTCGCTGTCACTGCCGGCGGGAGATAAAGTTGAACTTAGCTGGCAGCCAGGCTGGCTTCCGGCAGGCATGAAGTTGATTTCACAAAGTCGACGCAATATTCCGTCGATGAACAAAACTGTCGAATCTCGCCTGTATAGCGACGGCTTATTCAGCTTCGCTATCAATATTACTCCAGCAGATAAAAGCAGCAGCGTGCAGGCATTGCGCACTGGGCGTCGTACGGTGCAGACAGAAGTGCGCAATAATAGTGAAATCACGGTGGTGGGCGAATTGCCGCCAGCTACTGCCAAACGTATTGCGGACAGCATAGATTCGGGTTCACCAAAATGA
- the rseA gene encoding anti-sigma-E factor RseA yields MQKEKLSALMDGETLDNELLASLSKDADLQQSWESYHLIRDTLRGDIGEVLHFDISARVAAAIENEPTRKVTPLIPEAQPEPSRYEKMPFWRRGGSWAAQLTQVGVAACVSLAVIVGVQHYNSSPTGSATEASDSPAFNTLPMMGKASPVSLGVPSEAFDTNSSNQQVQEQRRRVNAMLQDYELQRRLHADQVQFEKNDPQQAQANVPGNQSLGTQQQ; encoded by the coding sequence ATGCAGAAAGAAAAACTTTCCGCTTTAATGGATGGTGAAACTTTAGATAACGAGCTGTTGGCGTCGTTGTCAAAGGATGCGGATCTTCAGCAAAGCTGGGAAAGCTACCATCTCATCCGTGACACCTTACGAGGTGATATCGGTGAAGTGCTGCATTTTGATATCTCCGCACGTGTAGCTGCGGCCATCGAAAATGAGCCGACGCGCAAAGTCACTCCGCTGATCCCTGAAGCGCAGCCTGAGCCGTCACGCTATGAAAAGATGCCGTTTTGGCGTCGTGGTGGCAGCTGGGCTGCACAGTTGACTCAGGTTGGTGTCGCTGCCTGTGTATCACTGGCGGTGATTGTGGGTGTTCAGCACTACAACAGTTCACCAACCGGCAGTGCAACGGAAGCCTCTGACTCACCCGCGTTTAATACCTTGCCAATGATGGGTAAAGCGTCGCCGGTTAGCTTAGGTGTGCCGTCTGAAGCGTTCGACACCAATAGTTCTAATCAGCAGGTGCAGGAACAGCGTCGTCGCGTGAATGCCATGCTGCAGGATTATGAACTGCAACGTCGTCTGCATGCCGATCAGGTTCAGTTTGAAAAGAACGATCCGCAACAGGCACAGGCTAATGTTCCTGGAAACCAGTCGTTAGGAACTCAGCAGCAGTAA
- the rpoE gene encoding RNA polymerase sigma factor RpoE encodes MSEQLTDQVLVERVQKGDQKSFNLLVIRYQHKVASLVSRYVPSGDVPDVVQESFIKAYRALESFRGDSAFYTWLYRIAVNTAKNYLVAQGRRPPSSDVDAIDAENFESAGALKEISNPENLMLSEELKQIVFRTIEALPEDLRMAITLRELDGLSYEEIAVIMDCPVGTVRSRIFRAREAIDNKVQPLIQRQ; translated from the coding sequence ATGAGCGAGCAGTTAACGGATCAGGTTCTCGTTGAGCGGGTTCAGAAGGGAGATCAAAAGTCCTTTAATTTACTGGTGATTCGATACCAGCATAAAGTGGCGAGCCTGGTTTCACGCTATGTTCCCTCAGGCGATGTGCCTGATGTGGTTCAGGAATCTTTTATTAAAGCGTATCGCGCACTGGAGTCGTTCCGTGGCGACAGCGCTTTTTATACATGGCTGTACCGCATCGCGGTGAATACAGCAAAAAATTATCTGGTTGCTCAGGGGCGACGTCCGCCATCCAGTGATGTGGATGCTATCGACGCCGAGAATTTCGAAAGTGCAGGTGCGTTAAAAGAAATTTCGAACCCTGAGAACTTAATGTTGTCTGAGGAACTGAAACAAATCGTCTTTCGCACCATTGAGGCGCTTCCCGAAGATCTTCGTATGGCCATTACCCTTAGGGAATTAGATGGCTTAAGTTACGAAGAGATTGCCGTCATCATGGATTGTCCGGTTGGTACCGTACGTTCGCGTATCTTCCGTGCACGAGAGGCTATTGATAATAAAGTTCAACCGCTTATCCAACGTCAGTGA